In Manis pentadactyla isolate mManPen7 chromosome 11, mManPen7.hap1, whole genome shotgun sequence, one DNA window encodes the following:
- the KNSTRN gene encoding small kinetochore-associated protein isoform X5 produces MAAPEGAAHGYGFRTTWLPTGSVPHPFPPRHRKFLFEIQAADRAGGASVTAERLLNQNSEGCGQEEQASGAQPCRLVTMTSVVKTVYTLQTPSVLSGGLPSDTQTRTLSKSLLPVKSKEVDVSKLLPSGSSENDITKITKRRQENGQMKAADIAVRRNVRKSYKPLTKQKSEEALKDKNQLLEAVNKQLHKKLTETQGELKDLTQKVELLEKFQDNCLAILESKGLNPVAVRKFTR; encoded by the exons ATGGCAGCTCCTGAAGGTGCCGCCCACGGCTATGGCTTCCGTACAACATGGCTGCCTACAGGGAGCGTACCGCACCCCTTTCCGCCCAGACACCGGAAGTTTCTATTTGAAATCCAGGCGGCAGACCGGGCCGGTGGTGCGTCAGTTACTGCGGAACGTCTTCTGAACCAGAACAGCGAGGGCTGCGGGCAGGAGGAGCAGGCTTCTGG GGCCCAGCCGTGCCGCCTCGTTACGATGACCAGTGTGGTTAAGACGGTGTACACCCTGCAGACGCCCTCTGTGCTGAGCGGCGGCCTGCCCTCAG ACACACAAACTCGAACCCTTTCTAAGAGCCTATTACCTGTTAAATCCAAAGAAGTGGATGTTTCCAAACTTCTTCCCTCAGGAAGTTCAGAGAATGATATTACAAAAATCACCAAACGAAGACAAGAGAATGG GCAGATGAAAGCTGCAGACATTGCTGTGAGGAGGAACGTCAGAAAGAG CTACAAACCACTGACTAAGCAAAAATCAGAGGAAGCGCTCAAGgataagaaccagctcttagagGCCGTCAATAAGCAGTTACACAAGAAGTTGACTGAAACTCAG GGAGAACTGAAGGACCTGACCCAAAAGGTAGAGCTGCTGGAGAAGTTTCAGGACAACTGTTTGGCAATTTTGGAGAGCAAGGGCCTCAACCCAG TTGCTGTTAGAAAGTTTACAAGATGA